The Tachypleus tridentatus isolate NWPU-2018 chromosome 5, ASM421037v1, whole genome shotgun sequence genome includes a window with the following:
- the LOC143250638 gene encoding uncharacterized protein LOC143250638, translating into MFLKEVLVLFFTAKCCLALVNHYQSQPIYDESPKPYDFGYDVQDDLGTTLSRWESGDGSGTVVGTYGYTDPYGVYRWVQYQADGNGFTANVKTNEPGTANQNPADVSITAEEPPAAVVQNTLAQVRAPTSNLVHAAPGYTSHPGSRLGGGRSVTAFGGSRHAVGYGGGRSGVGFGSGRSGVGFGSGRSGVGFGSGRSGVGFGSGRSGVGFGSGRSGVGFGSGRSGVGFGAGRSAVNFVGGHPGTGLSGGHAVSGIGGGYSSHKFGGGYSSGGVGGGSALAFASPGVVKVVTSGQGHGGGHHY; encoded by the exons ATGTTCTTGaaagag GTGTTGGTACTTTTCTTTACTGCTAAATGTTGCCTTGCTTTAGTTAACCATTACCAAAGCCAACCTATTTATGAC gAATCTCCTAAACCTTATGATTTTGGATATGATGTTCAAGACGATTTAGGAACAACTTTGAGCAGGTGGGAAAGTGGTGATGGCAGCGGAACTGTAGTTGGAACTTATGGTTACACTGACCCTTATGGAGTTTATAGATGGGTACAATACCAAGCTGACGGAAATGGTTTTACCGCGAACGTCAAGACTAATGAACCCGGTACAGCAAACCAGAATCCAGCTGATGTTAGTATTACTGCTGAGGAGCCTCCAGCCGCTGTTGTACAAAATACATTAGCCCAAGTTCGTGCTCCCACATCTAATCTTGTACATGCTGCTCCAGGTTACACCAGCCACCCTGGTAGTCGTCTAGGTGGTGGTCGCTCAGTTACTGCTTTTGGTGGGAGTCGTCATGCCGTAGGTTATGGGGGAGGTCGTTCTGGTGTAGGTTTTGGTAGTGGTCGTTCTGGTGTAGGTTTTGGTAGTGGTCGTTCTGGTGTAGGTTTTGGTAGTGGTCGTTCTGGTGTAGGTTTTGGTAGTGGTCGTTCTGGTGTAGGTTTTGGTAGTGGTCGTTCTGGCGTAGGTTTTGGTAGTGGTCGTTCTGGTGTTGGTTTTGGGGCAGGTCGTTCTGCTGTTAACTTTGTTGGTGGACACCCGGGTACGGGTTTAAGTGGCGGTCACGCAGTTTCTGGTATTGGTGGAGGTTATTCCTCTCATAAATTTGGCGGTGGTTATTCTTCTGGTGGTGTTGGTGGAGGTTCTGCATTAGCATTTGCTTCTCCTGGTGTAGTAAAGGTTGTTACTTCTGGTCAAGGGCATGGTGGAGGTCATCATTATTAA